The segment TCGGACGAGCGGAGCCACTGGTGATACCAGCAGCCTTCTTCAGCAGCACTGCTGCCGGGGTGCTCTTGGTCTCGAACGTGAAGCTCCGGTCGCTATAAACAGTGATGATCACCGGAGTAGGCAGACCAGGCTCCTGCCCCTGCGTACGGGCATTGAAGGCCTTGCAGAACTCCATGATATTGACACCATGCTGACCGAGCGCAGGACCGACCGGCGGCGACGGGTTGGCCT is part of the Stutzerimonas balearica DSM 6083 genome and harbors:
- the rplK gene encoding 50S ribosomal protein L11 — its product is MAKKIQAYIKLQVKAGQANPSPPVGPALGQHGVNIMEFCKAFNARTQGQEPGLPTPVIITVYSDRSFTFETKSTPAAVLLKKAAGITSGSARPNTQKVGTVTRAQLEEIAKTKNADLTAADLEAAVRTIAGSARSMGLNVEGV